A window of Epinephelus fuscoguttatus linkage group LG24, E.fuscoguttatus.final_Chr_v1 contains these coding sequences:
- the LOC125884985 gene encoding high-affinity choline transporter 1-like isoform X3 has protein sequence MAIHIPGLIMMVIFYLLVLGTGIWASVKSKKMEKNTLNGWIEVSFLANRRVNLVVGVFTMTATWVGGAFIIGLAETVYDPTKGLIWALIPLQMSISFIIGGLFFAKPMRDQNYITMMDPFQRKYGKTLTGLLAIVPFIGELMWVPVTLISLGVTVSVFADLPLSLCVWISAAVAITYTVLGAFNRTYQAPWLGHLESDEVWRWIDNFLALSVGNLAFQDFHQRTLSSNSTSTARMICFIAAGLVLVLGIPPVLIGAVAASTDWNLTSYGSPSPYERGEAAMVLPIILLHLTPTAIFIVGMGAIAGAAMSSTDSCLLAATSIFTTNIYKIIRHQASDKELQWVIRFSIVVVGIVGTSLTYLDSSILAFWILSSDLTYTIMLPQLICVLFVRVSNGYGAVAGYVVAFVMRVLCGEPMFNLPVILQFPGCTLEDGVYIQRSPIKTICMLSALVSILMVSYVASLLFNKGILPKRWDMFEVKSQGAPADGAREGEGEKVDEPMLETAC, from the exons ATGGCTATCCATATACCGGGTCTGATAATGATGGTCATCTTCTACCTGCTTGTGTTGGGAACTGGCATCTGGGCATCTGTAAAATCgaagaagatggagaaaaaCACACTCAATGGATGGATTGAAGTGTCTTTTTTGGCTAACCGCAGGGTCAATTTGGTAGTGGGAGTCTTCACAATGACGG CCACCTGGGTCGGAGGTGCTTTTATCATTGGATTGGCAGAGACAGTTTATGACCCCACAAAGGGACTAATCTGGGCTCTTATTCCTCTGCAAATGtcaatttcatttattattG GCGGACTGTTCTTTGCAAAGCCAATGCGGGACCAAAACTACATCACGATGATGGATCCATTTCAGAGAAAGTATGGGAAGACACTGACGGGGCTTCTTGCCATTGTTCCATTCATCGGTGAACTGATGTGGGTTCCTGTCACACTGATTTCTCTGG GGGTCACTGTTAGTGTCTTTGCCGATCTGCCCTTAAGTCTTTGCGTCTGgatctctgctgctgttgcgATCACCTACACTGTTCTTGGAG CATTCAACCGTACATATCAGGCCCCCTGGCTTGGCCATCTTGAGTCTGATGAAGTGTGGAGATGGATTGATAATTTCCTAGCATTG AGTGTTGGCAACTTGGCATTTCAAGACTTCCATCAAAGAACTCTGTCTTCCAACTCCACATCTACAGCCAGAATGATCTGCTTTATAGCTGCAGGGCTCGTCCTTGTTCTTGGAATTCCACCAGTGCTGATTGGTGCTGTCGCCGCCTCAACAG ACTGGAATTTGACCTCATATGGTTCTCCTTCTCCATATGAGCGAGGGGAAGCAGCTATGGTATTGCCCATCATCCTTCTGCATCTTACTCCTACTGCCATTTTTATTGTTGGCATGGGAGCTATTGCTGGTGCTGCAATGTCATCTACTGACTCTTGCCTCCTGGCAGCAACCTCCATCTTCACCACCAACATTTACAAGATCATTCGACATCAA GCATCAGATAAAGAGCTTCAGTGGGTGATTCGCTTCTCCATAGTAGTTGTAGGGATTGTGGGAACATCTCTGACCTACCTGGACAGCAGCATCTTAGCATTCTGGATCCTGAGCTCAGACTTGACTTACACCATAATGCTCCCACAACTGATCTGTGTCCTCTTCGTCAGGGTGTCCAATGGCTATGGGGCTGTTGCAGGCTATGTTGTTGCTTTTGTGATGAGAGTTTTGTGTGGAGAGCCCATGTTCAATCTTCCTGTGATCCTGCAATTCCCAGGTTGCACTTTAGAGGATGGTGTTTACATTCAGCGCTCTCCCATCAAGACCATTTGCATGCTGTCTGCTCTGGTTTCCATTCTCATGGTTTCATATGTGGCCTCACTCCTGTTTAACAAGGGGATCCTTCCCAAGAGGTGGGACATGTTTGAGGTGAAATCCCAGGGAGCACCAGCAGATGGTGCcagagaaggtgaaggtgaAAAGGTTGATGAACCAATGCTTGAAACAGCTTGCTAA
- the LOC125884985 gene encoding high-affinity choline transporter 1-like isoform X2 yields the protein MAIHIPGLIMMVIFYLLVLGTGIWASVKSKKMEKNTLNGWIEVSFLANRRVNLVVGVFTMTGGLFFAKPMRDQNYITMMDPFQRKYGKTLTGLLAIVPFIGELMWVPVTLISLGVTVSVFADLPLSLCVWISAAVAITYTVLGGIYSVAFTDVIQLSLVFCSLWLCAPFVLVSDVYTDITQTAFNRTYQAPWLGHLESDEVWRWIDNFLALSVGNLAFQDFHQRTLSSNSTSTARMICFIAAGLVLVLGIPPVLIGAVAASTDWNLTSYGSPSPYERGEAAMVLPIILLHLTPTAIFIVGMGAIAGAAMSSTDSCLLAATSIFTTNIYKIIRHQASDKELQWVIRFSIVVVGIVGTSLTYLDSSILAFWILSSDLTYTIMLPQLICVLFVRVSNGYGAVAGYVVAFVMRVLCGEPMFNLPVILQFPGCTLEDGVYIQRSPIKTICMLSALVSILMVSYVASLLFNKGILPKRWDMFEVKSQGAPADGAREGEGEKVDEPMLETAC from the exons ATGGCTATCCATATACCGGGTCTGATAATGATGGTCATCTTCTACCTGCTTGTGTTGGGAACTGGCATCTGGGCATCTGTAAAATCgaagaagatggagaaaaaCACACTCAATGGATGGATTGAAGTGTCTTTTTTGGCTAACCGCAGGGTCAATTTGGTAGTGGGAGTCTTCACAATGACGG GCGGACTGTTCTTTGCAAAGCCAATGCGGGACCAAAACTACATCACGATGATGGATCCATTTCAGAGAAAGTATGGGAAGACACTGACGGGGCTTCTTGCCATTGTTCCATTCATCGGTGAACTGATGTGGGTTCCTGTCACACTGATTTCTCTGG GGGTCACTGTTAGTGTCTTTGCCGATCTGCCCTTAAGTCTTTGCGTCTGgatctctgctgctgttgcgATCACCTACACTGTTCTTGGAGGTATCTATTCCGTTGCTTTCACTGATGTCATCCAGCTATCATTGGTGTTTTGTAGCTTG TGGCTCTGTGCTCCCTTTGTGTTGGTCAGTGACGTTTATACTGACATCACTCAAACAGCATTCAACCGTACATATCAGGCCCCCTGGCTTGGCCATCTTGAGTCTGATGAAGTGTGGAGATGGATTGATAATTTCCTAGCATTG AGTGTTGGCAACTTGGCATTTCAAGACTTCCATCAAAGAACTCTGTCTTCCAACTCCACATCTACAGCCAGAATGATCTGCTTTATAGCTGCAGGGCTCGTCCTTGTTCTTGGAATTCCACCAGTGCTGATTGGTGCTGTCGCCGCCTCAACAG ACTGGAATTTGACCTCATATGGTTCTCCTTCTCCATATGAGCGAGGGGAAGCAGCTATGGTATTGCCCATCATCCTTCTGCATCTTACTCCTACTGCCATTTTTATTGTTGGCATGGGAGCTATTGCTGGTGCTGCAATGTCATCTACTGACTCTTGCCTCCTGGCAGCAACCTCCATCTTCACCACCAACATTTACAAGATCATTCGACATCAA GCATCAGATAAAGAGCTTCAGTGGGTGATTCGCTTCTCCATAGTAGTTGTAGGGATTGTGGGAACATCTCTGACCTACCTGGACAGCAGCATCTTAGCATTCTGGATCCTGAGCTCAGACTTGACTTACACCATAATGCTCCCACAACTGATCTGTGTCCTCTTCGTCAGGGTGTCCAATGGCTATGGGGCTGTTGCAGGCTATGTTGTTGCTTTTGTGATGAGAGTTTTGTGTGGAGAGCCCATGTTCAATCTTCCTGTGATCCTGCAATTCCCAGGTTGCACTTTAGAGGATGGTGTTTACATTCAGCGCTCTCCCATCAAGACCATTTGCATGCTGTCTGCTCTGGTTTCCATTCTCATGGTTTCATATGTGGCCTCACTCCTGTTTAACAAGGGGATCCTTCCCAAGAGGTGGGACATGTTTGAGGTGAAATCCCAGGGAGCACCAGCAGATGGTGCcagagaaggtgaaggtgaAAAGGTTGATGAACCAATGCTTGAAACAGCTTGCTAA
- the LOC125884985 gene encoding high-affinity choline transporter 1-like isoform X1: MAIHIPGLIMMVIFYLLVLGTGIWASVKSKKMEKNTLNGWIEVSFLANRRVNLVVGVFTMTATWVGGAFIIGLAETVYDPTKGLIWALIPLQMSISFIIGGLFFAKPMRDQNYITMMDPFQRKYGKTLTGLLAIVPFIGELMWVPVTLISLGVTVSVFADLPLSLCVWISAAVAITYTVLGGIYSVAFTDVIQLSLVFCSLWLCAPFVLVSDVYTDITQTAFNRTYQAPWLGHLESDEVWRWIDNFLALSVGNLAFQDFHQRTLSSNSTSTARMICFIAAGLVLVLGIPPVLIGAVAASTDWNLTSYGSPSPYERGEAAMVLPIILLHLTPTAIFIVGMGAIAGAAMSSTDSCLLAATSIFTTNIYKIIRHQASDKELQWVIRFSIVVVGIVGTSLTYLDSSILAFWILSSDLTYTIMLPQLICVLFVRVSNGYGAVAGYVVAFVMRVLCGEPMFNLPVILQFPGCTLEDGVYIQRSPIKTICMLSALVSILMVSYVASLLFNKGILPKRWDMFEVKSQGAPADGAREGEGEKVDEPMLETAC; this comes from the exons ATGGCTATCCATATACCGGGTCTGATAATGATGGTCATCTTCTACCTGCTTGTGTTGGGAACTGGCATCTGGGCATCTGTAAAATCgaagaagatggagaaaaaCACACTCAATGGATGGATTGAAGTGTCTTTTTTGGCTAACCGCAGGGTCAATTTGGTAGTGGGAGTCTTCACAATGACGG CCACCTGGGTCGGAGGTGCTTTTATCATTGGATTGGCAGAGACAGTTTATGACCCCACAAAGGGACTAATCTGGGCTCTTATTCCTCTGCAAATGtcaatttcatttattattG GCGGACTGTTCTTTGCAAAGCCAATGCGGGACCAAAACTACATCACGATGATGGATCCATTTCAGAGAAAGTATGGGAAGACACTGACGGGGCTTCTTGCCATTGTTCCATTCATCGGTGAACTGATGTGGGTTCCTGTCACACTGATTTCTCTGG GGGTCACTGTTAGTGTCTTTGCCGATCTGCCCTTAAGTCTTTGCGTCTGgatctctgctgctgttgcgATCACCTACACTGTTCTTGGAGGTATCTATTCCGTTGCTTTCACTGATGTCATCCAGCTATCATTGGTGTTTTGTAGCTTG TGGCTCTGTGCTCCCTTTGTGTTGGTCAGTGACGTTTATACTGACATCACTCAAACAGCATTCAACCGTACATATCAGGCCCCCTGGCTTGGCCATCTTGAGTCTGATGAAGTGTGGAGATGGATTGATAATTTCCTAGCATTG AGTGTTGGCAACTTGGCATTTCAAGACTTCCATCAAAGAACTCTGTCTTCCAACTCCACATCTACAGCCAGAATGATCTGCTTTATAGCTGCAGGGCTCGTCCTTGTTCTTGGAATTCCACCAGTGCTGATTGGTGCTGTCGCCGCCTCAACAG ACTGGAATTTGACCTCATATGGTTCTCCTTCTCCATATGAGCGAGGGGAAGCAGCTATGGTATTGCCCATCATCCTTCTGCATCTTACTCCTACTGCCATTTTTATTGTTGGCATGGGAGCTATTGCTGGTGCTGCAATGTCATCTACTGACTCTTGCCTCCTGGCAGCAACCTCCATCTTCACCACCAACATTTACAAGATCATTCGACATCAA GCATCAGATAAAGAGCTTCAGTGGGTGATTCGCTTCTCCATAGTAGTTGTAGGGATTGTGGGAACATCTCTGACCTACCTGGACAGCAGCATCTTAGCATTCTGGATCCTGAGCTCAGACTTGACTTACACCATAATGCTCCCACAACTGATCTGTGTCCTCTTCGTCAGGGTGTCCAATGGCTATGGGGCTGTTGCAGGCTATGTTGTTGCTTTTGTGATGAGAGTTTTGTGTGGAGAGCCCATGTTCAATCTTCCTGTGATCCTGCAATTCCCAGGTTGCACTTTAGAGGATGGTGTTTACATTCAGCGCTCTCCCATCAAGACCATTTGCATGCTGTCTGCTCTGGTTTCCATTCTCATGGTTTCATATGTGGCCTCACTCCTGTTTAACAAGGGGATCCTTCCCAAGAGGTGGGACATGTTTGAGGTGAAATCCCAGGGAGCACCAGCAGATGGTGCcagagaaggtgaaggtgaAAAGGTTGATGAACCAATGCTTGAAACAGCTTGCTAA